A single genomic interval of Rhizobium leguminosarum bv. trifolii WSM1325 harbors:
- a CDS encoding conserved hypothetical conserved membrane protein (KEGG: rec:RHECIAT_CH0000543 hypothetical conserved membrane protein) yields MQIFLTLFLVAAAIGSGLVAGIFFAFSTFIMTAFSRIPAEQGIAAMNSINVTIVRSPFMGLFVPTAILCLVIAVLALIDWRGGASFLMLAGAALYIFASFLSTIIFNVPMNDALAKVGGNGPEAVQLWATYVRDWTRWNHVRTIASLLASVAFVRALMIV; encoded by the coding sequence ATGCAGATCTTTCTCACCCTTTTCCTCGTGGCCGCGGCGATCGGCAGCGGCCTCGTCGCCGGCATCTTCTTTGCCTTCTCGACCTTCATCATGACCGCCTTCTCGCGGATCCCGGCGGAGCAAGGCATTGCGGCGATGAACTCGATCAACGTGACGATCGTCCGCTCGCCCTTCATGGGCCTCTTCGTGCCGACGGCGATCCTCTGCCTCGTCATCGCCGTGCTCGCCCTGATCGACTGGCGCGGCGGGGCATCCTTTCTGATGCTGGCGGGTGCAGCTCTCTACATCTTCGCCTCTTTCCTCTCGACCATCATCTTCAACGTGCCGATGAACGATGCGCTGGCAAAGGTCGGCGGCAATGGGCCGGAAGCGGTTCAGCTCTGGGCCACCTATGTCAGGGACTGGACGCGGTGGAACCATGTGCGGACCATCGCCTCGCTACTCGCCTCGGTCGCCTTCGTGCGGGCGTTGATGATCGTCTGA
- a CDS encoding NmrA family protein (PFAM: NmrA family protein; dTDP-4-dehydrorhamnose reductase~KEGG: rpd:RPD_2341 NmrA-like), translating into MQTSEIVLVGGSGKTGSRIIKRLEARGLTVRAASRSSARPFDWEDRSTWRGALEGASSAYVAFQPDLSVAWAAEAIEALARVAVECGLEHIVLLSGRGEEGAQRSEAALKASGINTTILRASWFCQNFSEGAFVEQIIGGRLQLPAGEISEPFIDADDIADAAVAALTDPGHRNKTYELTGPRALTFRQAVAEIAQAAGRPIEYEQVSMADFTGGLADAGLPQGLIDLLEELFSQVLDGRNSGTMGGVAEILGRPATDFSECARRTAATGLWSA; encoded by the coding sequence ATGCAGACTTCCGAAATCGTCCTCGTTGGTGGATCGGGAAAGACCGGCAGCCGCATCATCAAGCGTCTGGAAGCGCGCGGCCTCACCGTTCGTGCGGCATCACGCTCCAGCGCACGGCCCTTCGACTGGGAGGACAGGTCGACCTGGCGCGGCGCGCTTGAGGGCGCATCGAGCGCCTATGTCGCCTTCCAGCCGGACCTTTCCGTCGCCTGGGCGGCGGAAGCGATCGAAGCGCTCGCCAGGGTCGCTGTGGAATGCGGCCTTGAGCATATCGTGCTGCTTTCCGGCCGCGGCGAAGAGGGCGCGCAGCGAAGCGAAGCGGCGCTGAAAGCTTCCGGCATAAACACCACCATCCTGCGCGCCTCCTGGTTCTGCCAGAACTTCAGCGAGGGCGCCTTTGTCGAGCAGATCATTGGCGGCCGGCTGCAATTGCCGGCAGGCGAGATCAGCGAACCTTTCATCGATGCCGACGACATCGCCGATGCCGCCGTCGCCGCCTTGACCGATCCCGGCCATCGCAACAAGACTTACGAACTGACCGGCCCGCGGGCGCTGACATTCCGTCAGGCGGTCGCCGAGATCGCCCAGGCCGCCGGGCGGCCGATCGAATATGAGCAGGTGTCGATGGCGGATTTCACCGGCGGGCTTGCGGATGCCGGCCTGCCGCAGGGCCTGATCGATCTTCTGGAGGAGCTTTTCAGCCAGGTGCTCGATGGGCGCAATTCCGGCACCATGGGCGGTGTCGCCGAAATTCTCGGCCGTCCCGCCACCGATTTCAGCGAATGTGCCCGCCGGACCGCGGCAACCGGACTATGGAGCGCCTGA
- a CDS encoding transcriptional regulator, TetR family (PFAM: regulatory protein TetR~KEGG: ret:RHE_CH00473 TetR family transcriptional regulator), which yields MSEQPVATRRRQQESTGQLRRIPSQQRGRERFEKILTVAAELIESHGSDGLKMSEIVEKAGLSFGALYQYFPDKTSIIRTLAERFNEEGRRCVEEELAKVTDAAALQGALANIVDEYYAFFRREPVMRDIWHATHTDKLLQQVDAVDMEFHAQAFLAVLIRLWPDRDRRELLVIARLTMQLLAAAVRYAVSLDAEEGAQAIALFKKMQIVDIGSLLQ from the coding sequence ATGTCGGAACAGCCGGTCGCAACGCGCAGGCGCCAGCAGGAGTCTACCGGCCAGCTGCGCCGCATCCCCAGCCAGCAGCGTGGCCGCGAGCGCTTCGAAAAGATCCTCACCGTGGCCGCCGAGCTGATCGAAAGCCATGGCAGCGACGGCCTGAAGATGAGCGAGATCGTCGAAAAGGCCGGCCTTTCCTTCGGCGCCCTCTACCAATATTTCCCCGACAAGACCTCGATCATCCGCACATTGGCCGAGCGCTTCAACGAAGAGGGCAGGCGGTGTGTCGAAGAGGAGCTGGCGAAGGTGACCGACGCTGCGGCCCTGCAGGGCGCGCTCGCTAATATCGTCGACGAATATTACGCCTTCTTCCGCCGCGAGCCTGTCATGCGCGACATCTGGCATGCGACCCATACCGACAAGCTGCTGCAACAGGTCGATGCCGTGGACATGGAATTTCATGCCCAGGCATTTCTCGCCGTGCTTATCCGTCTATGGCCGGATCGCGACCGCAGGGAGTTGCTCGTGATCGCCCGGCTGACGATGCAGTTGCTTGCCGCCGCCGTGCGTTATGCCGTTTCGCTGGATGCGGAGGAGGGCGCCCAGGCGATCGCCCTGTTCAAGAAGATGCAGATCGTTGATATCGGCAGTCTGCTGCAATAG
- a CDS encoding orotate phosphoribosyltransferase (KEGG: ret:RHE_CH00474 orotate phosphoribosyltransferase~TIGRFAM: orotate phosphoribosyltransferase~PFAM: phosphoribosyltransferase), translating into MIQTTFPDRAVMAELLAKMLWEIKAVHFNAAQPYKLSSGMASPVYIDCRKLLSFPRIRSTVMDFAASILLRDAGFEQFDCIAGGETAGIPFAALLADRLGLPMIYVRKQPKGHGRNAQIEGNMPEGSRVLVIEDLTTAGGSMFKFIDAVRAAGGIVDHGIALFFYGIFGEQRFADGKVRLHHIATWRNVLAVAKEQKLFDDKTLSEVEAFLDAPLAWSGRNGGVSELSL; encoded by the coding sequence ATGATCCAGACCACATTTCCCGACCGCGCCGTGATGGCTGAATTGCTGGCCAAGATGCTCTGGGAAATCAAGGCGGTGCATTTCAATGCCGCCCAGCCCTATAAACTCTCCTCCGGCATGGCGAGCCCGGTCTATATCGATTGCCGCAAGCTGCTCTCCTTCCCGCGCATCCGCTCGACGGTGATGGATTTCGCCGCCAGCATCCTGTTGCGCGATGCCGGCTTCGAGCAGTTCGATTGCATCGCCGGCGGCGAGACCGCCGGCATTCCCTTCGCCGCCCTGCTTGCCGATCGTCTCGGCCTGCCGATGATCTATGTCCGCAAGCAGCCGAAGGGCCATGGCCGCAATGCCCAGATCGAAGGCAATATGCCGGAAGGCTCGCGCGTGCTCGTCATTGAAGACCTGACGACAGCAGGCGGCAGCATGTTCAAGTTCATCGATGCCGTCCGTGCCGCTGGCGGCATCGTCGATCACGGCATCGCGCTGTTCTTCTACGGCATATTCGGCGAACAGCGCTTTGCCGACGGCAAGGTCAGGCTGCATCACATCGCCACCTGGCGTAATGTTCTGGCCGTTGCCAAGGAGCAGAAGCTCTTCGACGACAAGACGCTCTCGGAAGTCGAGGCCTTCCTCGATGCGCCGCTCGCCTGGTCGGGAAGGAATGGCGGGGTGAGTGAGCTTTCGCTCTAG
- a CDS encoding PfkB domain protein (PFAM: PfkB domain protein~KEGG: rec:RHECIAT_CH0000546 fructokinase protein): MILCCGEALIDMLPRDTTLGEKGFAPYAGGAIFNTAIALGRLGIPTAFFTGIADDMMGEILLETLKASNVDYSPCAITPHPSTIAFVKLVNGQATYAFYDEGTAGRMITTADLPDLGDDCEALHFGAISLIPSPCGETYEALLDREAARRVISLDPNIRPGFIKDKPSHMARIKRMAAKADIVKFSDEDLEWFGLQGDHDALAAHWLNHGAKLVVITKGAEGASGYTKERKVTVPSERVTVVDTVGAGDTFDAGILASLKMDNLLTKRQVASLDEQALRNALTLGAKAAAVTVSRAGANPPWAREIGL; encoded by the coding sequence ATGATTTTGTGCTGCGGCGAAGCCTTGATCGACATGCTGCCGAGGGACACGACGCTGGGCGAAAAGGGCTTTGCGCCCTATGCCGGCGGCGCAATCTTCAACACCGCAATCGCGCTCGGTCGCCTCGGTATCCCCACGGCCTTCTTCACCGGCATTGCCGATGACATGATGGGCGAAATCCTGCTCGAGACGCTGAAGGCGAGCAATGTCGATTACAGCCCATGCGCCATCACGCCGCATCCCTCGACCATCGCCTTCGTCAAGCTGGTCAACGGCCAGGCGACCTATGCCTTCTACGATGAGGGCACGGCCGGCCGGATGATCACCACGGCCGACCTGCCGGATCTCGGCGACGATTGTGAAGCACTGCACTTCGGCGCGATCAGCCTGATCCCCAGCCCCTGCGGCGAAACCTACGAAGCCCTGCTCGACCGCGAAGCCGCTCGCCGCGTCATCTCGCTCGATCCGAATATCCGTCCCGGTTTCATCAAGGACAAGCCGTCGCATATGGCCCGCATCAAGCGCATGGCTGCGAAAGCCGACATCGTCAAATTCTCCGACGAGGATCTCGAATGGTTCGGTCTGCAGGGCGACCATGATGCGCTCGCCGCCCATTGGCTGAACCACGGCGCCAAGCTCGTCGTCATCACCAAGGGCGCGGAAGGCGCTTCCGGTTATACCAAGGAGCGCAAGGTAACAGTGCCGAGCGAGCGCGTCACCGTCGTCGACACGGTCGGCGCCGGCGATACCTTCGATGCCGGCATCCTGGCGTCGCTGAAGATGGATAATCTGCTGACCAAGCGCCAAGTCGCCTCGCTGGATGAGCAGGCGCTGCGCAACGCCCTGACCCTCGGCGCCAAAGCCGCCGCCGTCACCGTCTCCCGCGCCGGCGCCAATCCGCCCTGGGCGCGCGAGATCGGTCTTTAA
- a CDS encoding transcriptional regulator, ArsR family (PFAM: regulatory protein ArsR; Helix-turn-helix type 11 domain protein~SMART: regulatory protein ArsR~KEGG: ret:RHE_CH00427 ArsR family transcriptional regulator) — translation MMQQARRPDLDEETFDDAVEGRSVSAAQRVFHALSSAPRRKILAYLSASGLTAGEIADRFSMSKPAVSQHLSILEAAGLIRREKQGQFVHYSLIENNLVNTLNGFVQEVCPVGRPIKKESQARTRGGLVPAKPAK, via the coding sequence ATGATGCAGCAGGCACGGAGACCGGACTTGGACGAAGAGACTTTCGATGACGCTGTAGAAGGCCGCTCCGTCAGCGCCGCCCAGCGGGTATTCCACGCGCTTTCCAGTGCGCCGCGCCGGAAGATCCTCGCCTATCTCTCGGCATCGGGTCTGACCGCTGGCGAGATCGCTGACCGCTTCAGCATGTCCAAGCCAGCCGTTTCGCAGCATCTTTCCATCCTCGAAGCTGCGGGTCTGATCAGACGAGAGAAACAGGGCCAGTTCGTCCACTATTCCCTGATCGAGAACAATCTCGTCAACACGCTCAACGGCTTCGTGCAGGAGGTCTGCCCGGTCGGTCGGCCGATCAAGAAGGAAAGTCAGGCGCGCACCCGGGGCGGATTGGTGCCGGCGAAGCCCGCGAAATAA
- a CDS encoding fatty acid desaturase (PFAM: fatty acid desaturase~KEGG: ret:RHE_CH00426 fatty acid desaturase protein): protein MSSISTGRMIDNSSDAVKGRVVWMPAKSIWITAMTLIAVIGGPLTFTWSAFAVFILLTAITICLGHSVGMHRLLIHRSFSTHTWIEHFLVYLGTVVGMAGPFGMIYAHDIRDWAQRQRDCHDLYAHRRSFFIDAFWQMHCIVALDHPPRFVLEERERRDRFYRFLEATWMAQQIPLGLALFALGGLPWVVWGIAVRISVSLTGHWLVGHFAHRDGHQGWSVDDVAVQGYNLPRFGLVTFGESFHGNHHAFPDSARLGIEPGQLDLGWYFIGLLARLGLASAIKLPHTIVPRRGLRRVNATETAGDSHPPHHAAGHAESRP from the coding sequence ATGAGCAGTATTTCCACTGGACGAATGATTGACAACAGCAGCGATGCGGTGAAGGGCAGAGTGGTCTGGATGCCCGCAAAGTCGATCTGGATCACCGCCATGACCTTGATTGCCGTCATTGGTGGTCCACTGACCTTCACCTGGAGCGCCTTTGCCGTCTTTATCCTCTTGACCGCCATCACGATCTGCCTTGGTCATTCGGTCGGCATGCACCGGCTGCTGATCCATCGCTCATTCAGCACTCATACCTGGATCGAGCACTTTCTCGTCTATCTCGGTACGGTGGTCGGCATGGCCGGCCCCTTCGGTATGATCTACGCGCACGACATTCGCGACTGGGCGCAACGGCAGCGAGACTGCCATGACCTCTATGCCCATCGGCGGTCTTTCTTCATCGATGCCTTCTGGCAGATGCATTGCATCGTGGCGCTGGACCATCCGCCGCGTTTCGTCCTCGAGGAGCGCGAGCGGCGCGACCGCTTCTATCGTTTTCTGGAGGCGACATGGATGGCGCAGCAGATTCCCTTGGGACTCGCGCTCTTTGCGCTCGGCGGACTGCCATGGGTGGTCTGGGGTATTGCCGTGCGGATATCGGTGTCGCTGACCGGACACTGGCTGGTCGGCCATTTCGCGCATCGAGACGGCCATCAGGGCTGGAGTGTCGATGATGTCGCGGTACAGGGCTATAACCTCCCGCGTTTCGGGCTGGTGACCTTCGGCGAGAGCTTCCACGGCAATCATCACGCCTTTCCGGATTCGGCGCGGCTCGGCATCGAGCCGGGGCAGCTGGATCTCGGTTGGTATTTCATCGGGCTGCTGGCAAGGCTCGGTCTGGCTTCGGCGATCAAGCTGCCACATACGATCGTGCCAAGGCGAGGGTTGAGACGCGTCAACGCAACTGAAACGGCGGGCGACAGTCATCCGCCACATCACGCAGCAGGTCACGCGGAATCTCGCCCGTAA
- a CDS encoding alpha,alpha-trehalose-phosphate synthase (UDP-forming) (KEGG: ret:RHE_CH00476 trehalose-6-phosphate synthase protein~TIGRFAM: alpha,alpha-trehalose-phosphate synthase [UDP-forming]~PFAM: glycosyl transferase family 20), whose amino-acid sequence MSRLVVVSNRVPMPAKDGSAAAGGLAVALQAALQERGGIWMGWSGESSGDREPGPLSQLQKGNITYALTDLTDTDVEEYYRGFANRVLWPICHYRLDLAEYGRKEMAGYFRVNRFFAHRLAPMIEPDDIIWVHDYHLIPLAAELRQMGLKNRIGFFLHIPWPPADILVTMPVHEEIMRGLSHYDLVGFQTDYDLQNFAGYLRREGIGDDLGNGLFDSHGRIFKAGAYPIGIETAAFAEFAERAANNIMVQKTRRSVEGRDMIIGVDRLDYSKGIIQRLEAFETFLTSNPAYQNKVTYLQVTPKSRSEVPEYEHMQGMVAEQAGRVNGAIGTVDWVPIRYVNRSISRNVLAGLYRLATIGLVTPLRDGMNLVAKEYVAAQDPDRPGVLVLSRFAGAARELKGALLVNPYDVEGTANAIAKGLAMSLEERRDRWSMMMEHLLTHDVSLWCENFLGDLVLAPELRPERDSRIGS is encoded by the coding sequence ATGAGCCGTCTTGTCGTCGTTTCCAATCGTGTTCCCATGCCGGCCAAAGATGGGAGCGCCGCTGCCGGCGGCCTGGCCGTCGCGCTGCAGGCAGCCCTGCAGGAGCGAGGCGGCATCTGGATGGGATGGTCGGGAGAATCGAGCGGGGACAGGGAACCTGGCCCGCTGTCACAGCTGCAGAAGGGCAACATCACCTATGCGCTGACCGATCTCACCGACACCGACGTCGAGGAATATTATCGCGGCTTCGCAAACCGGGTTCTCTGGCCCATCTGCCATTACCGCCTGGACCTCGCCGAATATGGCCGGAAGGAAATGGCCGGCTATTTCCGCGTCAACCGCTTCTTCGCCCACAGGTTGGCGCCGATGATCGAGCCGGACGACATCATCTGGGTTCATGATTACCACCTCATTCCGCTGGCGGCCGAACTGCGCCAAATGGGGCTGAAAAACCGGATCGGCTTCTTCCTGCACATTCCCTGGCCGCCGGCCGACATTCTCGTCACGATGCCCGTCCATGAGGAAATCATGCGCGGGCTCTCGCATTACGATCTCGTCGGCTTCCAGACCGACTACGACCTCCAGAACTTTGCCGGGTATCTCAGAAGGGAGGGAATTGGCGACGACCTCGGAAATGGATTGTTCGATTCCCATGGGCGGATATTCAAGGCCGGCGCCTATCCGATCGGGATCGAAACTGCTGCCTTCGCCGAATTCGCCGAGAGAGCCGCAAACAATATCATGGTACAGAAGACCCGGCGCAGCGTTGAAGGCCGGGACATGATCATCGGGGTCGACCGCCTCGATTATTCGAAGGGCATCATTCAGCGGCTGGAAGCGTTCGAAACCTTCCTCACCAGCAATCCTGCCTACCAGAACAAGGTCACCTATCTGCAGGTCACGCCAAAATCGCGATCGGAAGTTCCCGAATACGAGCATATGCAGGGGATGGTCGCCGAACAGGCCGGCCGTGTCAACGGCGCCATCGGAACGGTCGACTGGGTGCCGATCCGCTATGTCAACCGATCGATCAGCCGCAACGTGCTTGCCGGCCTCTACCGGCTGGCGACGATCGGGCTGGTCACGCCGTTGCGCGACGGCATGAACCTCGTCGCCAAGGAATATGTCGCCGCCCAGGACCCGGATCGCCCGGGCGTATTGGTGCTATCGCGCTTCGCCGGTGCGGCTCGCGAGTTGAAGGGCGCACTGCTGGTCAATCCTTACGATGTCGAAGGCACTGCCAATGCCATCGCCAAGGGCCTTGCCATGTCGCTGGAGGAGCGCCGCGACCGCTGGAGCATGATGATGGAGCATCTGCTAACCCACGACGTCTCGCTTTGGTGCGAAAACTTCTTGGGGGATCTCGTGCTTGCTCCCGAGCTTCGACCGGAGCGTGACTCCCGGATAGGCTCCTGA
- a CDS encoding Glucose-6-phosphate isomerase (PFAM: phosphoglucose isomerase (PGI)~KEGG: rec:RHECIAT_CH0000548 glucose-6-phosphate isomerase protein), whose amino-acid sequence MNAIVEQLKSTADATKATDIRAAFATDSQRFSRFSVALDDLLMDFSKTAVNDDILKLLVKLAEDGGVETKREEMFSGKAINFTEDRAVLHTALRNRSNTPVLVDGKDVMPDVNAVLAAMGKFADDVRSGTLKGATGKAITDVINIGIGGSDLGPVMATLALAPFHDGPRAHFVSNIDGAHIADILKLVQPETTLFIVASKTFTTVETMTNAQTARNFIAKALGEAAVQHHFAAVSTALDKVAAFGIDSARVFGFWDWVGGRYSIWSAIGLPLMIAVGPENFGKFLDGAHAVDNHFRKAPITENLPVLLGLIGFYHRNVLGYPTRAILPYDQRLSRFPAYLQQLDMESNGKGVTIDGTPVEGNSGPVVWGEPGTNGQHAFYQLIHQGTSIIPAEFMIAANAFEPELRHQHQLLISNVLAQSEALMKGRTFAEAKKQLTDKGMDDKKADFIAPHRVFTGNRPSITFVYDKLTPYALGRLIALYEHRVFVEGVLFRINSFDQWGVELGKELATGLLPVVEGKESAAAHDSSTQGLVAALAKLAK is encoded by the coding sequence ATGAACGCCATCGTCGAACAGCTGAAAAGCACCGCTGATGCCACCAAGGCAACCGATATCCGTGCCGCCTTCGCCACCGATTCGCAGCGCTTTTCGCGCTTTTCCGTCGCGCTTGACGACCTGCTGATGGATTTTTCCAAGACGGCGGTGAATGACGACATCCTCAAGCTCCTGGTGAAGCTTGCCGAAGACGGCGGCGTCGAGACGAAGCGCGAGGAAATGTTCTCCGGCAAGGCGATCAACTTCACCGAGGATCGCGCCGTTCTGCACACAGCGCTGCGCAACCGTTCCAACACGCCGGTGCTGGTCGACGGCAAGGACGTCATGCCCGACGTCAATGCGGTGCTTGCCGCCATGGGCAAGTTTGCCGACGACGTCCGCTCCGGCACGCTGAAGGGCGCGACCGGCAAGGCGATCACCGATGTCATCAATATCGGCATCGGCGGCTCGGATCTCGGGCCTGTCATGGCGACGCTGGCGCTTGCCCCCTTCCATGACGGTCCGCGCGCGCATTTCGTCTCCAACATCGACGGCGCCCATATCGCCGATATCCTGAAGCTGGTGCAGCCGGAAACGACGCTGTTCATCGTCGCCTCGAAGACCTTCACCACCGTCGAGACGATGACCAATGCGCAGACGGCGCGCAATTTCATCGCCAAGGCGCTCGGCGAAGCCGCCGTGCAGCACCACTTCGCTGCCGTCTCGACGGCGCTCGACAAGGTCGCCGCCTTCGGCATCGACAGCGCCCGCGTCTTCGGCTTCTGGGACTGGGTCGGCGGCCGTTACTCGATCTGGTCGGCGATCGGCCTGCCGCTGATGATCGCAGTCGGCCCTGAGAATTTCGGCAAGTTCCTCGACGGAGCCCACGCCGTCGACAATCATTTCCGTAAGGCGCCGATTACCGAAAACCTGCCTGTGCTGCTCGGCCTGATCGGCTTCTACCATCGCAATGTGCTGGGCTACCCCACCCGCGCCATCCTGCCCTACGACCAGCGCCTGTCGCGTTTCCCGGCCTATCTGCAGCAGCTCGACATGGAATCGAACGGCAAGGGCGTCACCATCGACGGCACGCCGGTCGAAGGCAATTCCGGCCCCGTCGTCTGGGGCGAGCCCGGCACCAACGGCCAGCACGCCTTCTACCAGCTCATCCATCAGGGCACGAGCATCATCCCCGCGGAGTTCATGATCGCTGCCAACGCCTTCGAGCCGGAGCTGCGCCACCAGCACCAGCTGCTGATCTCCAACGTTCTCGCCCAATCGGAAGCGCTGATGAAGGGGCGCACCTTCGCAGAAGCCAAGAAGCAGCTGACCGACAAGGGCATGGACGACAAAAAGGCCGATTTCATCGCGCCGCACCGCGTCTTCACCGGCAACCGGCCGTCAATCACCTTCGTCTACGACAAGCTGACGCCCTATGCGCTCGGCCGGCTGATCGCGCTTTACGAACATCGCGTCTTCGTCGAAGGCGTGCTCTTCCGCATCAACTCCTTCGACCAGTGGGGCGTCGAGCTCGGCAAGGAACTGGCAACGGGTCTGCTGCCTGTCGTCGAAGGCAAGGAAAGTGCGGCCGCGCATGACTCTTCGACGCAGGGCCTGGTTGCGGCACTGGCGAAGCTGGCGAAGTAA
- a CDS encoding AMP-dependent synthetase and ligase (PFAM: AMP-dependent synthetase and ligase~KEGG: rec:RHECIAT_CH0000549 long-chain-fatty-acid-CoA ligase protein) — MNSISVHPNGAKPDKPWLAAYPDIVPAEIPPLEYVSLAELLEKSCARYADRTAFSSMGKGMRYRELESQTRKLAAWLQSTGLQKGDRVAVMMPNVLQNPIATYAILRAGLVVVNVNPLYTPRELEHQLKDSGAKAIFVLENFARTVEQVLNKTDLRHVVVTSLGEMLGPKGLIVNFVVRKVKKLVPSWSIPQHKSFGQVLSEGAGKKLQPVALTGSDIAFLQYTGGTTGVAKGAMLTHQNLLANKAQLSLWLRSAFERKKEPEVLNFLCALPLYHIFALTVNSLMGMSLGAHNILIANPRDIPGLVKEFEKSKVHIFPGLNTLFNALMNNADFAKLDFSSLIMSLGGGMAVQRPVADRWLKMTGTAVTEGYGLSETSPVATANRFDSPEFTGTIGLPLPSTELDIRDEAGNSLPLGDVGEICIRGPQVMAGYWQKPEETARVMTDDGYFRSGDMGFMDDRGYTKIVDRKKDMILVSGFNVYPNEIEEVAAMHAGILEAAAIGVPDGHSGEAVKLFVVRKDPNLTEAEVKAHCIANLTNYKRPRFIEFRTELPKSPVGKILRKDLRG; from the coding sequence ATGAACAGCATTTCCGTCCATCCGAACGGAGCCAAGCCCGACAAGCCCTGGCTTGCCGCTTATCCCGATATCGTTCCGGCAGAGATTCCGCCGCTGGAATATGTCTCGCTTGCCGAACTGCTGGAAAAATCTTGCGCCCGTTATGCCGACCGGACCGCCTTTTCCAGCATGGGCAAGGGGATGCGCTACCGCGAGCTGGAGAGCCAGACGCGCAAACTCGCCGCCTGGCTGCAAAGCACCGGCCTTCAGAAGGGCGACCGCGTCGCCGTGATGATGCCGAACGTGCTGCAGAACCCGATTGCCACCTATGCCATCCTGCGCGCCGGCCTTGTCGTCGTGAACGTCAACCCGCTCTATACGCCGCGCGAGCTCGAACATCAGTTGAAGGATTCCGGCGCCAAGGCGATCTTCGTGCTGGAGAATTTCGCACGCACGGTGGAACAGGTTCTCAACAAGACGGATCTCCGCCATGTCGTCGTCACCTCGCTCGGGGAAATGCTGGGGCCGAAGGGGCTGATCGTCAATTTCGTCGTGCGCAAGGTGAAGAAGCTCGTTCCCTCCTGGTCGATCCCTCAGCACAAGAGCTTCGGCCAGGTGCTTAGCGAAGGTGCGGGAAAAAAGCTCCAGCCGGTCGCGCTGACAGGCAGCGACATCGCCTTCCTGCAATATACCGGCGGCACGACGGGCGTTGCCAAGGGCGCGATGCTGACACATCAGAACCTGCTCGCCAACAAGGCGCAGCTGTCGCTCTGGCTTCGATCGGCCTTCGAGCGCAAGAAAGAGCCGGAGGTGCTGAACTTCCTCTGCGCCCTGCCGCTCTACCACATCTTCGCGCTGACGGTGAATTCGCTGATGGGCATGTCGCTCGGCGCCCACAATATCCTGATCGCCAATCCGCGCGACATTCCCGGTCTCGTCAAGGAATTCGAAAAGTCGAAGGTGCATATCTTCCCCGGCCTCAACACGCTGTTCAATGCGCTGATGAACAATGCCGATTTCGCCAAGCTCGACTTCTCCTCGCTGATCATGTCGCTCGGCGGCGGCATGGCCGTGCAGCGCCCGGTCGCCGACCGCTGGCTGAAGATGACGGGCACGGCGGTGACGGAAGGCTACGGCCTTTCCGAGACATCGCCCGTTGCCACCGCCAACCGCTTCGATTCGCCTGAGTTCACCGGCACGATCGGTCTGCCGCTTCCCTCCACCGAACTCGACATCCGCGACGAAGCTGGCAATTCGCTACCGCTCGGCGACGTCGGCGAGATCTGCATCCGCGGGCCGCAGGTGATGGCCGGCTACTGGCAGAAGCCGGAGGAGACGGCGCGGGTGATGACCGATGACGGCTATTTCCGCTCGGGCGACATGGGCTTCATGGACGACCGCGGCTATACCAAGATCGTCGACCGCAAGAAGGACATGATCCTCGTCTCCGGCTTCAACGTCTATCCGAACGAGATCGAGGAAGTCGCTGCCATGCATGCCGGCATCCTCGAGGCCGCAGCCATCGGCGTGCCGGACGGACATTCGGGCGAGGCGGTAAAACTCTTCGTCGTCAGGAAGGATCCGAACCTGACGGAAGCCGAGGTAAAAGCCCATTGCATCGCCAACCTCACCAACTACAAACGCCCGCGCTTCATCGAATTCCGCACCGAGCTGCCGAAGTCGCCTGTTGGTAAGATCCTGCGCAAGGACCTGCGCGGCTGA